Proteins encoded in a region of the Leifsonia sp. PS1209 genome:
- a CDS encoding iron-containing redox enzyme family protein, with protein MTRALDLATEALAGEPDLLTDDDLQLTLLLSYGLSYGGVVDTDDRWEWHPTQVTMRTSIEDLFERQLRERIDLGELPAADAEAVASYLFAVTGEDSGPSLSRYLAKKATKEQAIEFVMQRSIYTLKEADPHSWAIPRLTGRAKAALVEVQSDEYGGGDPDRMHSAIFAKTVRGVGLDDTYGAYIDSVPAVTLASFTMMSMFGINRRLRGAIAGHLAAFEMTSSIPNRMYGNGFRRLGFGDDVTDYFDEHVEADAVHEQIAGRDLAGGLAEEHPELLPDIVFGARACLYVDGLVGAHMIECWQAGRSSLRDREPVLA; from the coding sequence ATGACGCGCGCACTCGACCTCGCCACCGAAGCACTCGCGGGCGAGCCGGACCTCCTCACCGACGACGACCTCCAGCTCACCCTGCTGCTCAGCTACGGACTCTCCTATGGCGGCGTCGTCGACACCGACGACCGCTGGGAGTGGCACCCCACCCAAGTGACCATGCGCACCTCCATCGAGGACCTGTTCGAGCGGCAGCTGCGCGAGCGCATCGACCTCGGCGAGCTTCCCGCCGCAGACGCGGAGGCCGTCGCGTCGTACCTGTTCGCCGTCACCGGCGAGGACTCCGGACCCAGCCTGTCCCGCTACCTGGCGAAGAAGGCCACGAAGGAGCAGGCGATCGAGTTCGTCATGCAGCGCTCCATCTACACGCTCAAGGAGGCGGACCCGCACTCCTGGGCGATCCCCCGCCTCACCGGACGGGCGAAGGCCGCACTGGTCGAGGTGCAGTCCGACGAGTACGGCGGAGGCGACCCCGACCGGATGCACTCCGCCATCTTCGCGAAGACGGTCCGCGGCGTCGGCCTGGACGACACGTACGGCGCATACATCGACAGCGTTCCGGCCGTGACGCTCGCCTCGTTCACCATGATGTCGATGTTCGGCATCAACCGTCGCCTCCGCGGCGCCATCGCCGGGCACCTGGCCGCGTTCGAGATGACGTCCTCCATCCCCAACAGGATGTACGGCAACGGCTTCCGCCGCCTCGGCTTCGGCGACGACGTAACCGACTACTTCGACGAGCACGTCGAGGCGGACGCCGTGCACGAGCAGATCGCGGGGCGCGACCTCGCCGGCGGGCTCGCGGAGGAGCATCCGGAGCTGCTGCCGGACATCGTCTTCGGCGCACGTGCGTGCCTCTATGTCGACGGCCTGGTCGGCGCGCACATGATCGAGTGCTGGCAGGCGGGCCGCAGCTCGCTGCGCGACAGGGAGCCGGTGCTCGCGTGA
- a CDS encoding arsenate reductase ArsC — protein MSDKPTVLFVCVHNAGRSQMAAGFLRELSGGAVDVLSAGSEPKADLNPVAVQVMAEEGIDIANQVPKILTTEAVADSDVVITMGCGDTCPIFPGKRYEDWELTDPAGRPAEEVRPIRDEIKQRVQRLLAEILPQAASGGNSAG, from the coding sequence ATGTCCGACAAGCCCACCGTGCTCTTCGTCTGCGTCCACAACGCGGGCCGCTCCCAGATGGCCGCCGGCTTCCTGCGGGAACTGTCCGGCGGGGCGGTCGACGTGCTCTCTGCCGGCTCGGAGCCCAAAGCCGACCTGAACCCGGTGGCCGTGCAGGTGATGGCGGAGGAGGGGATCGACATCGCGAATCAGGTGCCGAAGATCCTCACCACGGAGGCGGTGGCGGACTCCGACGTGGTGATCACGATGGGCTGCGGAGACACCTGCCCGATCTTCCCCGGCAAGCGCTACGAGGACTGGGAGCTCACCGACCCCGCCGGGCGCCCCGCCGAGGAGGTGCGCCCGATCAGGGACGAGATCAAGCAGCGGGTGCAGCGCCTCCTCGCGGAGATCCTGCCTCAGGCGGCGTCCGGCGGGAACTCTGCGGGGTAG
- a CDS encoding SDR family NAD(P)-dependent oxidoreductase, with the protein MTQTWFITGSSRGFGRALTVAALEAGDSVAATARRPEQLDDLVASYGDRILPLQLDVTDPAQAGDALGAARDRFGSVDVIVNNAGYANVSPIESTDDDDFRTQFETNFWGVYNVSKAAIPLLRAQGGGLVIQFSSVGGRVGGSPGIASYQAAKFAIDGFSRVLRVETAPFGVKVLVVEPSGFATDWAGSSMEVRDVPEQYEQTVGAMNRRMRQNTDGPAGDPARAAGILVAVAKRSSIPEHLPLGVNATEMSVAQDRRLLADDLAWAPVSRSADFAEPYPAEFPPDAA; encoded by the coding sequence ATGACACAGACATGGTTCATCACCGGCTCATCCCGCGGCTTCGGCCGCGCACTCACCGTCGCCGCCCTCGAGGCGGGCGACAGCGTCGCGGCCACGGCCCGCCGCCCCGAACAGCTCGACGACCTCGTCGCCTCGTACGGCGACCGCATCCTCCCGCTGCAGCTCGACGTCACAGACCCCGCCCAGGCCGGGGATGCGCTCGGCGCCGCCCGCGACAGGTTCGGCTCGGTCGACGTCATCGTCAACAACGCCGGCTACGCGAACGTGTCGCCGATCGAGTCGACGGACGACGACGACTTCCGCACCCAGTTCGAGACCAATTTCTGGGGCGTGTACAACGTCTCCAAGGCGGCGATCCCGCTGCTGCGGGCGCAGGGCGGCGGTCTGGTCATCCAGTTCTCGTCCGTCGGCGGCCGCGTCGGCGGCTCCCCCGGCATCGCGTCGTACCAGGCGGCGAAGTTCGCCATCGACGGGTTCAGCCGCGTGCTCCGCGTGGAGACGGCGCCCTTCGGCGTGAAGGTACTCGTCGTGGAGCCGAGTGGCTTCGCAACGGACTGGGCCGGCTCGTCAATGGAGGTCCGCGATGTACCAGAGCAGTACGAGCAGACGGTCGGCGCGATGAACAGGCGGATGCGCCAGAACACGGACGGCCCGGCAGGAGACCCGGCACGCGCCGCAGGGATCCTGGTGGCCGTGGCCAAGCGCAGCAGCATCCCCGAGCACCTCCCGCTCGGCGTGAACGCCACCGAGATGAGCGTCGCCCAGGACCGTCGCCTGCTCGCCGACGACCTCGCCTGGGCGCCCGTCAGCCGCTCGGCCGACTTCGCGGAGCCCTACCCCGCAGAGTTCCCGCCGGACGCCGCCTGA
- a CDS encoding TetR family transcriptional regulator — translation MTPTEQADTAFQRARSPEAKAAREQAILDAARALATRRGIREVTLTDIADEVGMHKSAMLRYFETREEIFLRLTADGWREWTPAVCERILAASSTSGVAAAFAATLAERGTFCDLLAQAPMNLERNVSVDAVRAFKLTTGASLDQLVDATTATLPGLTRPAAVDLVATATSLAGTFWQISTPPPPIAELYRSDPRLGHALIDLEPRLRRILTAYLDGAVKA, via the coding sequence GTGACGCCGACCGAGCAAGCAGACACCGCGTTCCAGCGCGCCCGTTCCCCCGAGGCGAAGGCCGCCAGAGAGCAGGCGATCCTGGATGCGGCACGCGCGCTCGCCACGCGCCGCGGCATCCGCGAGGTCACCCTCACCGACATCGCCGACGAGGTCGGGATGCACAAATCGGCCATGCTGCGCTACTTCGAGACCCGCGAGGAGATCTTCCTGCGCCTCACCGCCGACGGCTGGCGCGAGTGGACCCCGGCGGTCTGTGAGCGCATCCTGGCCGCATCGTCGACGTCCGGCGTCGCCGCTGCCTTCGCCGCGACCCTCGCCGAGCGCGGCACCTTCTGCGACCTGCTCGCCCAGGCCCCCATGAACCTGGAACGCAACGTGTCCGTCGATGCCGTCCGCGCGTTCAAGCTCACGACAGGCGCCTCCCTCGACCAGCTCGTCGACGCGACGACCGCGACGCTTCCCGGCCTCACCCGCCCGGCCGCCGTCGACCTCGTGGCCACGGCCACGTCGCTCGCCGGAACGTTCTGGCAGATCTCCACGCCGCCCCCGCCGATCGCCGAGCTCTACCGCTCCGACCCGCGCCTCGGACACGCGCTGATCGACCTCGAACCGCGCCTCCGCCGCATCCTGACGGCGTACCTGGATGGCGCGGTGAAGGCGTAG
- a CDS encoding dihydrofolate reductase family protein, whose product MADSPYVTISCAVSLDGYLDTARPPRLALSNPADFDRVDEVRAASDAIMVGARTIRLDNPRLLVHSKERQGRRAETGRGRSPWKVTVTASGDLDPRSAFFAEDDTEKLVYCPRGAERRIRRRLGGTATVVQLGDDVRMADLLSDLGDRGVRRLMVEGGGTTLTQFLADDIVDELQLAVAPLFVGDRRAPRFVGDALFPWTGERRATLAEARTIGDVVLLRYALSGRFAEGVGAAGTGMAASVAARRL is encoded by the coding sequence ATGGCCGACTCCCCGTACGTGACCATCAGCTGCGCCGTCTCACTCGACGGCTACCTCGACACGGCACGCCCGCCGAGGCTGGCGCTCTCGAACCCGGCGGACTTCGACAGGGTCGATGAGGTCAGGGCGGCGAGCGACGCCATCATGGTCGGCGCGCGCACGATCCGGCTCGACAACCCGCGGCTGCTCGTGCACAGCAAGGAACGGCAGGGCCGCCGCGCGGAGACGGGACGCGGGCGCTCGCCCTGGAAGGTCACCGTGACCGCCTCCGGCGACCTCGACCCCCGGTCGGCGTTCTTCGCCGAAGACGACACCGAGAAGCTCGTCTACTGTCCGCGCGGTGCGGAGCGGCGCATCCGGCGGCGGCTGGGCGGCACGGCGACGGTGGTGCAGCTCGGGGACGACGTGCGGATGGCCGACCTGCTCTCCGACCTCGGCGACCGCGGCGTGCGGCGGCTCATGGTCGAGGGCGGAGGGACGACGCTGACCCAGTTCCTCGCCGACGACATCGTGGACGAGCTGCAGCTGGCGGTCGCCCCGCTGTTCGTCGGGGACAGGAGGGCGCCGCGGTTCGTGGGCGACGCGCTGTTCCCGTGGACGGGCGAGCGGAGGGCGACGCTGGCCGAGGCGCGCACGATCGGGGATGTGGTGCTGCTGCGGTATGCGCTGTCCGGGCGGTTCGCCGAGGGTGTGGGCGCGGCGGGGACGGGAATGGCGGCGAGCGTGGCGGCGAGGCGGCTCTGA
- a CDS encoding lysylphosphatidylglycerol synthase transmembrane domain-containing protein, which yields MRAIVRSSWFGVAVRVIVGGGILVAVALHVGTGPFLHGLQSIDPPVIGASILLTATATAAAAWRWNVIAGRLGVGMPWPRAVGMYYRSQFINSVLPGGVVGDVHRAVDHGRRAQSLAMAARAVAVERTVGQLVQLVLTVIVLAVAGAGFGGVLLPVAGAGVVLVVAVVAVAALASARVRTVLRREAAAVRLGLGSATVAVRVVGASIVVVACHLATFAIATAAVGASVPPLRMLAIAVVVLLAASIPVNLGGWGPREGAAGWAFAVAGFGTAAGISAATLFGVLAILSLLPGVIAAALASIVHRRSHHGRLPVRDHQLRRLTRRLPRHGTPAEAGALEPGGLRQGR from the coding sequence ATGCGTGCGATCGTGCGGTCCAGCTGGTTCGGCGTCGCCGTCCGGGTGATCGTCGGCGGGGGCATCCTCGTGGCGGTCGCGCTGCACGTCGGCACCGGCCCGTTCCTGCACGGGCTGCAGAGCATAGACCCGCCGGTGATCGGTGCGTCGATCCTGCTCACCGCCACCGCGACGGCAGCCGCCGCCTGGCGGTGGAACGTCATCGCCGGACGGCTGGGCGTGGGGATGCCCTGGCCGCGCGCGGTCGGGATGTACTACCGGTCGCAGTTCATCAACAGCGTGCTGCCGGGCGGGGTGGTGGGCGACGTGCACCGCGCCGTCGACCACGGCCGCCGTGCGCAGAGCCTCGCGATGGCCGCGCGGGCGGTCGCGGTGGAGCGCACGGTCGGACAGCTGGTGCAGCTCGTGCTCACCGTGATCGTCCTGGCGGTCGCCGGCGCCGGGTTCGGCGGCGTACTCCTGCCCGTCGCCGGGGCGGGCGTCGTGCTCGTCGTCGCGGTGGTGGCCGTCGCCGCCCTGGCGAGCGCGCGGGTGCGCACCGTGCTCCGGCGCGAGGCGGCTGCGGTGCGGCTGGGCCTCGGCTCCGCGACGGTCGCCGTGCGCGTGGTGGGCGCATCCATCGTCGTCGTCGCCTGCCACCTCGCCACCTTCGCCATTGCAACGGCGGCGGTCGGCGCGAGCGTGCCTCCGCTCCGGATGCTCGCCATCGCCGTGGTCGTGCTGCTCGCCGCATCCATCCCCGTCAACCTCGGTGGATGGGGTCCCCGCGAGGGAGCGGCGGGGTGGGCGTTCGCCGTGGCGGGCTTCGGCACCGCGGCCGGCATCTCCGCCGCCACCCTGTTCGGCGTGCTCGCCATCCTGTCCCTCCTACCGGGAGTGATCGCGGCGGCACTCGCATCCATCGTCCACAGAAGGAGCCATCATGGCCGACTCCCCGTACGTGACCATCAGCTGCGCCGTCTCACTCGACGGCTACCTCGACACGGCACGCCCGCCGAGGCTGGCGCTCTCGAACCCGGCGGACTTCGACAGGGTCGATGA
- a CDS encoding SAM-dependent methyltransferase, with amino-acid sequence MSDILEVSSDWLALREGEDATARSGDLAAHIPPLLPHGRHTVHDLGSGTGSMMRWLAPLLPGPQTWVLHDWNEALTARAFDGPRPLDTDGAPIALRTSVGELDRLTAADLGGASLVTASALLDVLTAAEAHAIVDACVLAGAPAFLSLSVTGEVELRPWDARDKAVGDAFNAHQRREVGGRRLLGRYAGPIVRGLFEQAGWRVRQARTSWHLGDHEPRLLREWFDGWVGAAEEQEPELVETLGGYRELRGRHLDRGELSAVVYHLDVLAWPR; translated from the coding sequence GTGAGCGACATCCTGGAGGTCAGCAGCGACTGGCTGGCGCTCCGCGAGGGCGAGGACGCCACGGCGCGTTCCGGCGACCTGGCGGCGCACATCCCTCCACTGCTGCCGCACGGCCGCCACACCGTGCACGATCTCGGCAGCGGGACGGGCTCGATGATGCGCTGGCTCGCTCCCCTGCTGCCCGGGCCGCAGACGTGGGTGCTGCACGACTGGAACGAAGCGCTCACCGCCCGGGCCTTCGACGGGCCGCGTCCGCTCGATACCGACGGCGCGCCCATCGCGCTCCGCACCTCCGTCGGCGAACTCGACCGGCTCACCGCCGCCGACCTGGGCGGAGCATCCCTGGTCACGGCGTCCGCGCTGCTCGACGTGCTCACCGCGGCCGAGGCGCACGCCATCGTGGACGCGTGCGTGCTGGCGGGCGCCCCCGCCTTCCTCTCGCTGAGCGTGACGGGCGAGGTCGAGCTGCGGCCGTGGGATGCGCGCGACAAGGCCGTCGGCGACGCATTCAACGCGCACCAGCGGCGGGAGGTCGGCGGTCGGCGGCTGCTCGGGCGGTATGCCGGACCGATCGTGCGCGGGCTGTTCGAGCAGGCGGGCTGGCGGGTGCGCCAGGCCCGCACCAGCTGGCATCTCGGCGACCACGAACCGCGCCTGCTGCGCGAGTGGTTCGACGGGTGGGTGGGCGCCGCCGAGGAACAGGAGCCCGAACTGGTCGAAACGCTCGGCGGCTACCGGGAGCTGCGCGGCCGCCACCTCGACCGCGGGGAGCTCTCCGCCGTGGTCTACCACCTCGACGTGCTGGCCTGGCCGCGCTGA
- a CDS encoding glycosyltransferase family 4 protein, producing the protein MGELLEVAVSGRPVFFLVPEAVDDPARVSGGNVYDLHLRDGLLADGCDLRMLAVADGGGHAGRILSGLPHGALVLIDGLLVAQHPDAVADQSGRLHVVVLAHMVAPEQDDRERDALRSAELIVATSAWTRSELIARDAADPRSIVVAHPGVDAAPPSEPSATGGRLLCVAAVAPHKGQDLLVSALAGLADIDGWSCTFVGSLATTPEFAAALTARAAASGIAERVTFTGVLAGRALDEAYGQADLVVVPSRVESYGMVAAEAIARGIPVLATGVGGIVEAVGDGRAAMIVPPGDPWALRVALRQWWKDPARRHQLRAAAMDARGASTTWASTAQVVAAALARVPDAASAETAVRS; encoded by the coding sequence GTGGGCGAGCTACTCGAGGTCGCTGTGAGCGGGCGGCCGGTGTTCTTCCTCGTGCCAGAGGCGGTGGACGACCCAGCACGGGTGAGCGGCGGAAATGTCTACGACCTGCACCTCCGCGACGGGCTGCTGGCCGACGGCTGCGACCTCCGGATGCTCGCGGTCGCCGACGGCGGAGGGCACGCAGGGCGCATCCTGAGCGGGCTGCCCCACGGTGCGCTCGTCCTCATCGACGGCCTGCTCGTCGCGCAGCACCCGGATGCGGTGGCCGACCAGTCCGGACGCCTCCACGTCGTCGTGCTGGCGCACATGGTCGCGCCCGAGCAGGACGACCGCGAACGCGACGCCCTGCGCTCGGCGGAGCTGATCGTCGCCACCAGCGCCTGGACGCGTTCCGAGCTGATCGCGCGCGATGCCGCAGACCCGCGCAGCATCGTGGTCGCGCATCCGGGGGTGGATGCGGCGCCGCCGTCCGAACCGTCCGCAACCGGTGGTCGCCTGCTCTGCGTGGCCGCCGTCGCGCCGCACAAAGGGCAGGACCTGCTGGTGTCGGCGCTCGCCGGGCTGGCGGACATCGACGGCTGGTCGTGCACGTTCGTCGGCTCGCTGGCGACGACACCGGAGTTCGCTGCGGCGCTCACCGCGCGCGCAGCAGCGTCCGGGATCGCAGAGCGGGTCACGTTCACCGGGGTGCTCGCCGGCCGCGCGCTCGACGAGGCGTACGGGCAGGCCGACCTCGTGGTCGTGCCGTCGCGCGTCGAGAGCTACGGGATGGTCGCCGCCGAAGCCATCGCGCGCGGCATCCCGGTGCTCGCCACGGGCGTCGGCGGCATCGTGGAGGCGGTCGGCGACGGGAGGGCGGCGATGATCGTGCCGCCCGGCGACCCATGGGCGCTGCGCGTCGCGCTGCGGCAGTGGTGGAAGGACCCGGCCCGGCGACACCAGCTGCGCGCGGCGGCGATGGATGCGCGGGGCGCCTCCACGACGTGGGCGTCGACCGCGCAGGTGGTCGCCGCTGCGCTCGCCCGGGTGCCGGATGCGGCGAGTGCGGAAACAGCGGTGCGATCGTGA
- a CDS encoding 6-carboxytetrahydropterin synthase: MPYTVTVRDHLMIAHSFSGDLFGPAQRLHGATFIVDATFGADDVDADGVVIDIGRAGAALAEITGSLTYRNLDDDPAFAGINTTTEVLCRVVADRLAARVAERELGGNSVTTISVTMHESHIAWASYSRSL, from the coding sequence ATGCCATACACCGTGACGGTGCGCGACCACCTGATGATCGCCCACAGCTTCAGCGGCGACCTCTTCGGCCCCGCCCAGCGACTGCACGGCGCCACGTTCATCGTCGATGCCACCTTCGGCGCCGACGACGTGGATGCGGACGGCGTCGTGATCGACATCGGCCGGGCCGGCGCTGCCCTCGCGGAGATCACCGGTTCGCTGACCTACCGCAACCTGGACGACGATCCCGCGTTCGCGGGGATCAACACGACCACCGAAGTGCTCTGCCGGGTGGTGGCCGACCGGCTCGCTGCACGGGTGGCGGAGCGCGAGCTCGGCGGAAACAGCGTCACCACGATCTCCGTCACCATGCACGAGTCGCACATCGCGTGGGCGAGCTACTCGAGGTCGCTGTGA
- a CDS encoding zinc-binding alcohol dehydrogenase, whose protein sequence is MVEATAFWIDGPGTGSLRSAPLTAPGDGELLVRTLHTGVSRGTETTVLGGRVPQSEHDRMRAPFQEGDFPWPVKYGYLNVGVVEDGPSALRGRTVFTLFPHQSAFVVPVDAVVPVPDAVPARRAVLAGAVETAVTVLWDAAPLLGDRLTVVGAGMIGCSVARLAAGIPGVEVVLVDTDPSKRKVAARLGVGFALPEDAPLDRDIVVNASGAEAGLRLALETVVTEGEVIEASWYGDRPVSLPLGADFHARRLTIRASQVGSVPPRRRGSRTTRDRLALAVDLLRDPAFDALLTGESSWRDLPRVMAALADGRTADLCHTIDWTDA, encoded by the coding sequence GTGGTCGAGGCAACCGCATTCTGGATCGACGGTCCTGGCACCGGATCGTTGCGCTCGGCACCGCTGACGGCGCCCGGCGACGGCGAGCTGCTCGTGCGCACGCTCCACACCGGCGTCAGCAGGGGCACGGAGACGACCGTGCTCGGCGGGCGCGTGCCGCAGAGCGAGCACGACAGGATGCGCGCCCCGTTCCAGGAGGGCGACTTCCCGTGGCCGGTGAAATACGGCTACCTCAACGTCGGCGTCGTCGAGGACGGACCGTCCGCGCTGCGTGGGCGCACCGTCTTCACCCTGTTCCCGCACCAGTCGGCGTTCGTCGTCCCCGTGGATGCTGTCGTGCCCGTCCCGGATGCCGTGCCGGCCAGGCGGGCGGTGCTGGCGGGCGCGGTCGAGACGGCCGTCACCGTGCTGTGGGATGCTGCCCCGCTGCTGGGCGACCGGCTCACAGTGGTCGGCGCCGGGATGATCGGGTGCAGCGTCGCCCGGCTCGCGGCCGGGATCCCGGGTGTGGAGGTGGTGCTGGTGGACACCGACCCGTCGAAGCGCAAGGTCGCCGCGCGGCTCGGGGTCGGGTTCGCCCTGCCGGAGGATGCTCCGCTCGACAGGGACATCGTCGTCAACGCGAGCGGCGCGGAGGCCGGGCTGCGGCTCGCCCTCGAAACCGTCGTCACCGAGGGTGAGGTGATCGAGGCCAGCTGGTACGGGGATCGGCCGGTCAGCCTGCCGCTCGGGGCCGACTTCCACGCCAGGCGCCTCACCATCCGGGCCAGCCAGGTGGGCTCGGTACCCCCGCGGCGGCGGGGCAGCCGCACCACCCGCGATCGCCTCGCGCTCGCCGTCGACCTGCTGCGCGACCCGGCGTTCGACGCGCTGCTGACCGGCGAGTCGTCGTGGCGCGACCTGCCGCGGGTGATGGCCGCGCTCGCCGACGGACGCACGGCCGACCTCTGCCACACGATCGATTGGACGGATGCCTGA
- a CDS encoding CDP-alcohol phosphatidyltransferase family protein, which produces MKRVQLAAAGWAIGGALLVALVYAASPPPPAGWAAAAVYLAVAHALLATGLRRRATTRFGQANVVTSLRSSLVGAITGLVVASFTAPIPAWMLVALIVPALALDAVDGWVARRTGSASDLGARYDMEVDAFLLLVLSAYVAADLGAWVLAIGALRYLFVAVGWALPWFRAQLPYRYWRKVVTAVAGIALALAVAGTAPGVELGAAGVLGVVVALGLLVESFGRDVVWLVVRRGAGAQADAERTRTVKT; this is translated from the coding sequence GTGAAAAGGGTTCAACTCGCAGCAGCAGGATGGGCGATCGGCGGCGCGCTACTGGTGGCGCTCGTCTACGCGGCATCACCCCCACCCCCGGCCGGATGGGCTGCCGCCGCCGTCTACCTGGCCGTCGCGCACGCCCTCCTCGCCACCGGTCTGCGGCGTCGCGCCACCACCCGCTTCGGCCAGGCCAACGTGGTCACCTCGCTCCGCTCATCCCTGGTCGGCGCGATCACCGGCCTGGTCGTCGCATCCTTCACCGCCCCCATCCCGGCCTGGATGCTCGTGGCCCTGATCGTCCCTGCCCTCGCCCTCGACGCCGTCGACGGCTGGGTCGCCCGCCGCACAGGATCGGCCAGCGACCTCGGCGCCCGCTACGACATGGAGGTGGATGCGTTCCTCCTGCTCGTGCTCAGCGCATATGTCGCCGCCGACCTGGGCGCCTGGGTGCTCGCCATCGGCGCGCTGCGGTATCTGTTCGTGGCGGTCGGCTGGGCGCTGCCGTGGTTCCGCGCCCAGCTGCCGTACCGCTACTGGCGCAAGGTGGTGACGGCGGTGGCCGGCATCGCGCTGGCGCTGGCTGTGGCGGGGACCGCGCCGGGGGTGGAGCTGGGGGCCGCGGGTGTGCTGGGGGTTGTGGTGGCGCTGGGGCTGCTGGTGGAGTCGTTCGGGCGGGATGTGGTGTGGCTGGTGGTACGGCGGGGTGCTGGGGCGCAGGCAGACGCGGAGCGCACGAGAACCGTGAAGACCTAG
- a CDS encoding DUF6572 domain-containing protein, with product MAGITDPGVVDLISRRADGTYALIVASADRRIETKKDLRLLDSKLRNYAAFVTSGGLHAFLGTTEDLRAVVQVDVGSEPSDRLLTFLASASDRLEHSGLSLSYTVIPIKDDAAAI from the coding sequence ATGGCGGGCATAACCGACCCAGGGGTTGTCGATCTTATCTCGCGCAGGGCCGACGGCACGTATGCTCTGATCGTCGCCTCCGCGGACCGGCGCATCGAGACGAAGAAGGACCTCCGCCTGCTCGACAGCAAGCTGCGGAATTATGCCGCCTTCGTGACCAGCGGTGGCCTCCATGCCTTTCTCGGCACAACGGAAGATCTCCGCGCGGTCGTGCAGGTCGACGTCGGCTCAGAGCCCTCGGACCGCTTGCTCACGTTCCTCGCTTCGGCGTCCGATCGGCTCGAGCACAGTGGGCTGAGCCTCTCGTACACGGTGATCCCGATCAAGGATGACGCAGCTGCGATCTAG
- a CDS encoding DMT family transporter codes for MKRSHTTLGLLIAVVSAATFGLSGAFVKPLLESGWSPAAAVTVRAFTGGIVLAPVAILLLRGRWSALWRGRWRVLGMGLVGVAATQLLYFAAIQRIPVSTAILIEYIAPLLLVAIAWARTRRPPKAVVIIGSVVAVSGLVMVVSPDGSGGIDPLGLALAIAAMVGCAAFYLIAARPSDGLPPVALASSGLLVGGVALALVGATGLVPFQVSFAPVNLFGGQTPWWVPILVIGVFATAIAYAASITATEMLGSRLASFTGLLEVVAATFYAWLLLGENLGLLQFVGGALILVGIGFVRSEKGEVEVVGRDVEALAKT; via the coding sequence ATGAAGCGCAGCCACACCACCCTCGGACTCCTCATCGCCGTCGTCTCCGCGGCCACCTTCGGCCTGTCCGGCGCCTTCGTGAAACCGCTGCTCGAATCCGGCTGGAGCCCGGCCGCCGCCGTCACTGTGCGCGCGTTCACCGGCGGCATCGTGCTCGCCCCCGTCGCGATCCTGCTGCTGCGCGGCCGCTGGTCGGCCCTGTGGCGCGGACGCTGGCGCGTGCTCGGGATGGGGCTGGTCGGCGTGGCGGCGACCCAGCTGCTCTACTTCGCCGCCATCCAGCGCATCCCGGTCAGCACGGCCATCCTGATCGAGTACATCGCACCGCTGCTGCTGGTCGCGATCGCCTGGGCGCGCACCCGGCGTCCACCGAAGGCGGTGGTGATCATCGGCTCTGTGGTCGCGGTCAGCGGGCTCGTCATGGTGGTCTCCCCGGACGGCTCCGGCGGCATCGACCCACTGGGACTCGCCCTGGCCATCGCGGCAATGGTCGGCTGCGCGGCGTTCTACCTGATCGCGGCGCGGCCGAGCGACGGGCTGCCGCCGGTGGCGCTGGCGTCGTCGGGGCTGCTGGTGGGCGGCGTGGCCCTTGCGCTGGTGGGTGCAACGGGACTCGTGCCGTTCCAGGTCAGCTTCGCGCCGGTGAACCTGTTCGGCGGCCAGACGCCGTGGTGGGTGCCGATCCTGGTGATCGGGGTGTTCGCGACCGCCATCGCATACGCGGCGAGCATCACCGCCACGGAGATGCTCGGTTCGCGGCTGGCGTCGTTCACGGGACTGCTCGAAGTGGTGGCGGCGACCTTCTACGCGTGGCTGCTGCTCGGCGAAAACCTGGGGCTGCTGCAGTTCGTCGGCGGTGCGCTGATTTTGGTGGGGATCGGGTTCGTGCGGTCGGAGAAAGGGGAGGTGGAGGTTGTGGGCCGCGACGTCGAGGCTCTCGCGAAGACGTAG